TCAAGAGCGCATTCCCCCTCTTACCTACGCTCACAACTGGATTCAATTCGATCCATTCTCCCCGGCAAGGTCCTCGAAGCTTCTGCTCTGCGCGTCCGTCTTTCATCTCCCAGACCTGCCCTCATTCTCCGGAAGCTCCCGCAGCCTATTCTCTTGCTTGAAGGTCTTCTATCGTCTGGCAGAACTTGGTGCAAAGATCGTGGAGATTCAATCCACCGCGTTCTGCCAGTCtcgaaggagaaggccaccTAGGTTCTCCGCTAATATAGGTACTCTGTGGGTTTTCGGCTTCGACTAGACTAGAGCTCGATTATATTTCTTGGGGAGTGCTGTTTTACATTCGTGGTGTTCCTGCCTCCGCAAGCCGTGTACCGAAAAGCCACCCATTTAACGGTCGTACCGCTTCTCGCCAACCTTGCCATCTTCGCAATTTTCGGCATCCGTGGATCGGCCACGCGACCACCGCCAACGAATCCGCAAATCGCACCGAATATTCGGCACTGTTTCAGCAGGAATCGGAGGCCAtgtcatctgcagcaatgtcgaagaagaacaaggggaagaagatggcggaTCCCAATGAGACGTCTAAGCTACTTGCTGCCAAAATCTCTCAGCTGGAGCAAGATGCTGCTGGGGAGAaagatcaagaacaagaaatCGGTTCGTTATGCGGCCTTTTCCTCGCAAAAATCCCATGTGCACCATGAGTTTCTGATCGCTACGATACTTATTGAGGAGTTGACACTAACCGGCACATACGGACAGAGCGTGAGGTCAAGAAGGCTACCAGAGATTTGAACCAATTGCTCAGCAACATCGAGTCCCCCATGACCAGACTGGAGACTGTGCACAAGAAGTACACCGAACTGTTGGCGGacatgaagaagctggatcgCGACTATGCCAAAAGCAAAAAGCGGGCCGATCAACTCCAGAAGGACCAGGACAAGGGCAAGTCGGAACTGAACAAGACTGTCACCATGAAAGATAAGCTGGAGAAACTCTGCCGAGAGCTTACcaaggagaacaagaaggtcaaggtgGGTTGATTCGGACTCGACGGAATCGTCTATTTCAGCTGCAGGAGCGTTGGTCTAACAGGCGCATGTTCGACAGGATGAAAACAAAAAACTGGAGGAAACCGAGAAAAAGGCACGGCTGATTGTGAATGAACGGCTTGACTCTCTGTTGTACGATATCCAAGATGTCATGGCAGCGAAGGGCAACCCGCGCAACGAAAAGCTAGATATCGACTTGGACGAGGCGTAAGTCTACTGTCATACGGCCCATCGGTTTAACCGCTGACCTTTGCATTACAGTCTGCGCGCCAAAATTAAGACCATCGGCGAAAAGTTCGAAATGCGAGAGTTGCATTATAAAGCGCTCTTGCGCAGCAAAGATGCCGAGATCCAGTGCCTGACTGCCAAGTACGAAGAACAGCGCCGCGCTGCCGAAAATGAAGCGGCCCGTTGTCGTGCGCTCAGTTCGCAGGTGTCTACTTTTTCGCATACCGAAGCCGAGTTGCGTAGCCAACTAAATATCTACGTTGAAAAGTTCAAGCAGGTATGCTTCGGCGTCCTTTACCAGGCCCATCATTTCTGTTACAATAGCaggtaataataatgtcACAGGTGGAGGATACACTCAATAACAGTAATGAACTGTTTCTGACATTCCGCAAAGAGATGGAGGAAATGTCGAAGAAAACTAAACGGTTAGAGAAGGAGAACCTGACGCTCACGCGCAAGCACGACCAAACGAACCGAAACATActggagatggccgaggaaCGCACGCGAAACCATGAAGAGTTGGAAAAGTGGCGAAAGAAGAGTCAACATCTCGAAGCGCTTTGCCGGCGAATGCAGGCCCAGGGCCGTGGGCAGGGTCTCACAGGCCAGTTGAacggcgacgatgagggaACAGAGAGCGAGTACGACGAAGACtacgaagatgatgaggacgacgagggtATCAGCGACGACGAATACGAGTTGGACAATTCGGAGAACGACATCAACGGCGGCCGTAGCGCTCCCCAGGCGACTGAGAAGCCTGTCTTTGGGCCACCCCCGCCACCTAACCTTCTGGAAGCGCGAGCGAACGGAAACAAAGCCATGATCAACGGATGCCACTAAAGGTTCTTGGTCCTGTCTAGTACCTGATGCATCGTATTTCCCTCGTATTCTATGAGTTTCCTGGCGTCCAATGCATAGAACGGCGTATATGCGTTGCGAGACGCTCGTCGCCCACCCGGATATGACTCGATCCGCCATGAGTATTTGATTTGGATGGCGCATATCAGGAAAGGACGTGTAGCAGCAGGCGTCTCGCGCCTGAAGGCTCGTTTCAGCATAGTTCAAGCCAGGGTAATGGAGACACCATTCGTGTGAGCCTCTCGTCTGGCGCCGCCGACCTAGTCTGAAGTATACCACAAAGCATGTCTCGTCATCCACAAGGTTTTCCATTTCGTCCGTTGCATCCGTTCTATGTTATTGCACATGTTCCTGTACTTGTACATGCCGAATGAACAAAAACCCTATTGATAGCTTCAGGCAATCATGAAATGCATTCTTACAACATAGCAGATTCCGAAAAGGCATCTAAACTACGGAACATACAGCTAAACGATCATAGCTTACTTGACGATCCTATAGTATACGACGCTCCTTTTTTCAACATCTCGGAGGCAACCTTGACCATCTCGCGCACAATGTCACCTGCAGGCTTGATCTCTGTGATGCTGGCCGAGACATCGCCCATGAGGAAGGGCATATCGACCTCC
The Aspergillus fumigatus Af293 chromosome 4, whole genome shotgun sequence DNA segment above includes these coding regions:
- a CDS encoding taxilin; translation: MTRLETVHKKYTELLADMKKLDRDYAKSKKRADQLQKDQDKGKSELNKTVTMKDKLEKLCRELTKENKKVKAHVRQDENKKLEETEKKARLIVNERLDSLLYDIQDVMAAKGNPRNEKLDIDLDEALRAKIKTIGEKFEMRELHYKALLRSKDAEIQCLTAKYEEQRRAAENEAARCRALSSQVSTFSHTEAELRSQLNIYVEKFKQVEDTLNNSNELFLTFRKEMEEMSKKTKRLEKENLTLTRKHDQTNRNILEMAEERTRNHEELEKWRKKSQHLEALCRRMQAQGRGQGLTGQLNGDDEGTESEYDEDYEDDEDDEGISDDEYELDNSENDINGGRSAPQATEKPVFGPPPPPNLLEARANGNKAMINGCH